A section of the Candidatus Palauibacter australiensis genome encodes:
- the katG gene encoding catalase/peroxidase HPI has protein sequence MTTNETWWPNQLSLKALRQNSPVSDPMGGSFDYAEAFKNVDVEELKRDIEEVMTTSQEWWPADYGHYGPLFIRMTWHAAGTYRITDGRGGGGSGYQRFAPLNSWPDNGNLDKARRLLWPVKQKYGRNLSWADLIIFAGNCALESMGFRTFGFAFGRPDVWEADETDWGSETEWLGDERHDEEGELREGLGADHMGLIYVNPEGPGGNPDPAAAAKFIRTTFARMAMNDEETVALIAGGHTFGKAHGAGPESHVGTEPEGAGLEAQGFGWHSSHGSGKAGDTITSGLEGAWTTEPTRWDNNFMENLHDHEWELTKSPAGKSQYTPVNASEVATVPDAHDPSKKHAPMMLTTDLSLREDPVYAPISKRFLENPADLADAFARAWFKLLHRDMGPRSRYLGPLVPAEPQLWQDPVPDVDHELIDERDVADLKARVLASGLSVSRLVATAWASAASFRGTDKRGGANGARIRLAPQKDWEANDPAELAGALQALEAIQAEFNGAQTGDKRVSRADLIVLAGCAGVEQAARDAGHDVQVPFAPGRTDASKEWTDAESFAVLEPAADGFRNYARDGNEASAAEQLVERACLLTLTAPEMTALVGGMRALNANAGGSAHGVFTDRPGTLTNDFFVNLLDMSTEWRASSDGAFEGRDASGDVRWTATEADLVFGSNSELRALAEVYGCDDGQEAFVRDFVAAWNKVMNLDRYDLT, from the coding sequence ATGACGACGAATGAAACCTGGTGGCCGAATCAGCTGAGCCTGAAGGCTCTTCGGCAGAACTCGCCCGTGTCGGACCCGATGGGCGGGAGCTTCGACTACGCGGAGGCGTTCAAGAACGTCGATGTCGAGGAGCTGAAGCGGGACATCGAGGAGGTGATGACGACCTCCCAGGAATGGTGGCCGGCCGACTACGGGCACTACGGGCCGCTCTTCATCCGCATGACGTGGCACGCCGCGGGCACGTACCGCATCACGGACGGCCGCGGCGGTGGCGGCTCCGGCTACCAGCGCTTCGCGCCGCTGAACAGCTGGCCCGACAACGGCAACCTGGACAAGGCGCGGCGGCTGCTGTGGCCCGTGAAGCAGAAGTACGGGCGCAACCTGTCGTGGGCTGACCTCATCATCTTCGCGGGCAACTGCGCGCTGGAGTCGATGGGGTTCCGGACGTTCGGCTTCGCCTTCGGCCGTCCGGACGTGTGGGAGGCCGACGAGACGGACTGGGGATCGGAGACCGAGTGGCTGGGGGACGAACGCCACGACGAGGAGGGGGAACTCCGGGAAGGGCTGGGCGCCGATCACATGGGGCTCATCTACGTGAACCCGGAGGGGCCGGGCGGGAACCCGGACCCCGCCGCGGCGGCGAAGTTCATCCGCACCACCTTCGCCCGCATGGCGATGAACGACGAAGAGACGGTCGCGCTCATCGCCGGCGGCCACACCTTCGGCAAGGCGCATGGCGCCGGCCCCGAGTCCCACGTCGGTACCGAACCGGAGGGCGCCGGCCTCGAGGCGCAGGGCTTCGGCTGGCACAGCAGCCACGGCAGCGGCAAGGCCGGCGACACGATCACGAGTGGCCTGGAGGGCGCCTGGACGACCGAGCCCACGCGGTGGGACAACAACTTCATGGAGAACCTGCACGACCACGAGTGGGAGCTGACGAAGAGCCCCGCAGGCAAGTCGCAGTACACGCCGGTCAACGCGTCCGAGGTGGCCACCGTGCCGGATGCGCACGACCCCTCGAAGAAGCACGCCCCGATGATGCTCACGACGGACCTCTCGCTGCGCGAAGATCCCGTCTACGCCCCGATCTCGAAGCGCTTCCTCGAGAACCCCGCGGACCTCGCGGACGCCTTCGCCAGGGCCTGGTTCAAGCTGCTCCATCGCGACATGGGCCCGCGCAGCCGGTACCTCGGACCGCTCGTCCCGGCCGAGCCGCAGTTGTGGCAGGATCCGGTGCCCGACGTCGACCACGAGCTGATCGATGAGCGGGACGTCGCGGACCTCAAGGCCAGGGTTCTCGCCTCGGGCCTGTCGGTGTCGCGGCTGGTTGCGACGGCGTGGGCGTCGGCGGCCTCGTTCCGCGGCACCGACAAGCGCGGCGGCGCGAACGGCGCCCGCATCCGCCTCGCGCCGCAGAAGGACTGGGAGGCGAACGACCCGGCCGAGTTGGCGGGGGCGCTGCAAGCGCTGGAAGCGATCCAGGCGGAGTTCAACGGCGCACAGACCGGCGACAAGCGGGTCTCCCGCGCCGACCTCATCGTCCTCGCCGGGTGCGCGGGCGTCGAGCAGGCGGCCCGCGATGCCGGGCACGACGTGCAGGTGCCGTTCGCGCCGGGGCGCACGGACGCGTCGAAGGAGTGGACGGACGCGGAATCGTTCGCCGTCCTGGAGCCCGCCGCGGACGGGTTCCGCAACTACGCCAGGGACGGAAACGAAGCGTCCGCGGCCGAGCAGCTCGTGGAGCGGGCCTGCCTGCTCACGCTCACCGCGCCCGAGATGACGGCGCTGGTCGGCGGCATGCGCGCCCTGAACGCGAACGCCGGGGGGTCCGCCCACGGCGTGTTCACGGACCGGCCCGGAACGCTGACGAACGACTTCTTCGTGAACCTGCTCGACATGAGCACGGAGTGGCGGGCGTCCTCCGACGGCGCCTTCGAGGGCCGCGACGCGAGCGGCGACGTCCGGTGGACCGCCACCGAGGCGGACCTCGTGTTCGGCTCGAACTCCGAACTCAGGGCTCTAGCGGAAGTCTACGGGTGCGACGACGGGCAGGAGGCCTTCGTGCGCGACTTCGTCGCCGCCTGGAACAAGGTCATGAACCTCGACCGCTACGACCTCACCTGA
- a CDS encoding HigA family addiction module antitoxin, producing MPMKNPPHPGKVVRVSCLEPLGLTVTEGARVLGVSRQALSNLVNGRARISTDMAVRLAKAFGSTTGTWIRLQAAFDVARARAREDQIDVERYVAPTV from the coding sequence ATGCCGATGAAGAACCCGCCCCACCCGGGCAAGGTGGTTCGCGTATCCTGCCTCGAACCCCTCGGTCTCACCGTGACGGAGGGCGCGCGAGTGCTCGGCGTGAGTCGGCAGGCGCTTTCGAACCTCGTCAACGGTCGCGCGCGCATCTCGACAGACATGGCGGTGCGGCTCGCGAAGGCCTTCGGCTCCACGACGGGGACCTGGATTCGACTGCAGGCCGCCTTCGACGTGGCTCGGGCACGGGCACGGGAGGACCAGATCGATGTCGAGCGCTACGTTGCGCCGACCGTCTGA
- a CDS encoding type II toxin-antitoxin system RelE/ParE family toxin: MIRSFRHRGLKRFYERDDRSLIAAALRPRVEVILAQLDVADSPEAMRLPGYRLHALKGTLRGYWSVTVRANWRIIFRFEGGDVYDVELIDYH, encoded by the coding sequence ATGATACGGAGCTTCCGGCATCGCGGCCTGAAGCGCTTCTACGAACGTGACGACCGCAGCCTGATCGCCGCTGCTCTGCGCCCCAGGGTGGAGGTGATCCTCGCCCAACTCGATGTCGCCGACTCCCCGGAAGCCATGCGCCTTCCCGGGTATCGGCTACACGCGTTGAAGGGAACGCTGCGAGGCTATTGGTCGGTGACCGTTCGGGCAAACTGGCGCATCATCTTCCGCTTCGAGGGCGGCGATGTTTACGACGTGGAATTGATCGACTACCACTGA
- the deoC gene encoding deoxyribose-phosphate aldolase, translating to MRARNAGVPLDLDLIRGQAANRSAIERRAATLGKRRSIKKEWQTAWLLRAVTMIDLTTLAGDDTPGRVARLAAKARQPVRPGLLRALGAEDLGLRVASVCVYPTMVPAVVEALAGDDIPVCAVAAGFPAGLTPFAQRVEEIHEAVEAGAREIDIVITRRHVLTGDWEALYDEVRAFREACGEAHLKTIMATGELGSLRNVARASWTCMMAGADFIKTSTGKEKVNATLPVGLVMARAIRAYRRLSGFRVGLKPAGGVGKAKQALEWLILVKEELGGAWLDRSLFRFGASSLLADIERQLEHRATGRYSAYHRHPLG from the coding sequence ATGCGCGCGCGCAACGCGGGGGTGCCGCTCGACCTCGATCTGATTCGGGGGCAGGCCGCGAACCGCAGCGCGATCGAGCGCCGGGCCGCCACGCTCGGGAAGCGCCGCAGCATCAAGAAGGAGTGGCAGACCGCCTGGCTCCTCCGCGCCGTGACCATGATCGACCTCACGACGCTCGCCGGCGACGACACTCCGGGGCGGGTGGCCCGTCTCGCCGCCAAGGCCCGCCAGCCCGTGCGTCCCGGCCTCCTTCGCGCGCTCGGGGCGGAAGATCTCGGCCTGCGCGTGGCCTCCGTCTGCGTGTATCCGACAATGGTTCCGGCCGTCGTTGAAGCGCTCGCCGGTGACGACATCCCGGTGTGTGCGGTCGCCGCCGGCTTCCCCGCCGGGCTCACGCCGTTCGCGCAGCGGGTCGAGGAGATCCACGAGGCGGTCGAGGCCGGCGCACGCGAGATCGACATCGTCATCACCCGCCGCCACGTCCTCACCGGCGACTGGGAGGCGCTGTACGACGAGGTCCGCGCCTTTCGCGAGGCGTGCGGCGAGGCCCACCTGAAGACGATCATGGCCACGGGGGAACTCGGGAGCCTGCGCAACGTCGCCCGCGCGAGCTGGACCTGCATGATGGCCGGAGCCGACTTCATCAAGACCTCGACGGGCAAGGAGAAGGTCAACGCCACGCTCCCCGTCGGACTCGTGATGGCGCGCGCGATCCGCGCCTACCGGCGACTCTCCGGCTTCCGCGTGGGCCTGAAGCCGGCCGGCGGCGTGGGGAAGGCGAAGCAGGCGCTGGAGTGGCTCATTCTCGTGAAGGAAGAACTGGGCGGGGCATGGCTCGACCGGTCGCTGTTCCGCTTCGGCGCGAGTTCGCTGCTCGCGGACATCGAACGCCAGTTGGAGCACCGGGCGACGGGGCGGTATTCCGCGTACCACCGGCACCCACTGGGATGA
- a CDS encoding aldehyde dehydrogenase family protein, translating to MPKIAELFETMEYGPAPEVADEARAWIAERGPRFGYYIGGAWCEPADGEFFATLDPSNEAQLGEIAQGGPGDVDRAVAAARAAHAEWRDLGGHGRARYLYAIARHLQKHSRLFATLETLDNGKPIRESRDIDIPLVARHFYHHAGWAQLMDTELADCEPLGVAGQIIPWNFPLLMLAWKVAPALATGNTVVLKPAEFTSLTALRFAELCREIDLPPGVVNIVTGDGRTGAAIVEHPDVDKIAFTGSTEVGRIIRETTAGTGKKISLELGGKSPFLVFDDADLDSVVEGVVDAIWFNQGQVCCAGSRILAHEGIADALADRLRARMETLRMGAPLDKGVDIGAIIAPVQLRKIESLVEEGREEGAAIWQPSWSVPRDGWFYPPTLCTDVSPAARIAQVEIFGPVVVQMTFRTPAEAVALANNTRYGLAASVWTENVNLALDIASQIKAGTVWINCTNVFDAASGFGGYRESGFGREGGREGLREYVRRRPNPAEPTPLKDSEAAEPDGRHDAREGAGEKARAPAPLPAIDRTAKLYIGGRQARPDGGYSLEVLDHRGRAAGVVARGNRKDARNAVEAALATEWARTTAHLRAQILYYAGENLDARRAAFEDRLRALTGCDPGAARREVEASVRRLFTWAAWADKWDGAVHRTPFRNVTLAMPEPLGVMAVVCPPEPALLGFISSVIPGVALGNAVVAVASERWPLLATDFYQVLEASDVPPGVINILTGLEEELRPTLAGHDAVDGMWYFGTDEGAADVERRSASNLKRTWTNAAPGRDWFGSGGEGREFLRHASQIKNIWVPYGE from the coding sequence ATGCCGAAGATCGCGGAACTGTTCGAGACGATGGAGTACGGTCCCGCTCCGGAGGTCGCGGACGAGGCGAGGGCGTGGATCGCCGAACGGGGCCCCCGCTTCGGGTACTACATCGGCGGCGCGTGGTGCGAACCGGCGGACGGCGAGTTCTTCGCGACCCTCGATCCGAGCAACGAAGCGCAACTCGGCGAGATCGCGCAGGGCGGCCCCGGCGACGTGGACCGCGCGGTGGCGGCGGCGCGGGCGGCCCACGCTGAGTGGCGCGACCTCGGGGGACACGGACGGGCGCGCTACCTGTACGCGATCGCCCGTCACCTGCAGAAGCACTCCCGGCTCTTCGCGACGCTCGAGACGCTCGACAACGGAAAGCCCATCCGCGAATCGCGCGACATCGACATTCCGCTCGTCGCGCGGCACTTCTATCACCACGCGGGCTGGGCCCAGCTCATGGATACCGAACTCGCGGACTGCGAGCCGCTCGGCGTCGCGGGCCAGATCATCCCCTGGAACTTCCCGCTGCTCATGCTCGCGTGGAAGGTCGCGCCCGCCCTCGCGACCGGGAACACGGTCGTCCTCAAGCCCGCCGAGTTCACGTCGCTGACCGCGCTCCGCTTCGCGGAACTCTGCCGCGAGATCGACCTGCCACCGGGCGTCGTCAACATCGTGACCGGCGACGGCCGCACGGGCGCCGCCATCGTCGAACATCCGGACGTCGACAAGATCGCCTTCACCGGCTCGACGGAGGTCGGCCGCATCATCCGCGAGACGACGGCGGGGACCGGCAAGAAGATCTCGCTGGAACTCGGAGGGAAGTCGCCCTTCCTCGTCTTCGACGACGCGGACCTCGACAGCGTCGTCGAGGGCGTGGTCGACGCGATCTGGTTCAACCAGGGCCAGGTGTGCTGCGCCGGCTCGCGGATCCTCGCCCACGAAGGGATCGCCGACGCGCTCGCCGACCGCCTGCGCGCCCGCATGGAGACGCTCCGCATGGGGGCTCCGCTCGACAAGGGCGTCGACATCGGGGCGATCATCGCACCGGTCCAGTTGAGGAAGATCGAGTCGCTGGTCGAGGAGGGCCGCGAGGAGGGCGCTGCGATCTGGCAGCCTTCCTGGAGCGTCCCCCGGGACGGCTGGTTCTACCCGCCGACCCTGTGCACCGACGTGTCGCCGGCCGCGCGGATCGCCCAGGTCGAGATCTTCGGCCCCGTCGTGGTTCAGATGACGTTCCGCACCCCCGCGGAGGCGGTCGCGCTCGCCAACAACACGCGCTACGGCCTCGCGGCGAGCGTCTGGACGGAGAACGTGAACCTCGCCCTCGACATCGCCTCGCAGATCAAGGCCGGGACGGTGTGGATCAACTGCACGAACGTGTTCGACGCCGCGTCCGGGTTCGGCGGCTACCGCGAGAGCGGATTCGGCCGCGAAGGCGGCCGGGAAGGGCTCCGGGAGTATGTCCGCCGGCGCCCCAACCCCGCGGAGCCGACCCCCCTGAAAGACTCGGAGGCGGCGGAACCCGACGGGCGCCACGACGCGCGGGAAGGTGCCGGAGAGAAAGCCCGCGCCCCCGCGCCGCTGCCCGCGATCGACCGGACGGCCAAGCTCTACATCGGCGGCCGGCAGGCCCGGCCGGACGGCGGGTACAGCCTTGAAGTCCTGGATCACCGGGGCCGCGCAGCGGGGGTAGTCGCCCGCGGAAACCGAAAGGATGCGCGCAACGCCGTGGAGGCGGCGCTCGCCACGGAATGGGCGCGCACGACGGCACACCTGCGGGCGCAGATCCTGTACTACGCGGGCGAGAATCTCGACGCCCGCCGGGCGGCCTTCGAGGACCGGCTGCGCGCGCTCACCGGCTGCGATCCGGGCGCGGCGCGGCGCGAGGTGGAGGCGTCCGTCCGGCGCCTGTTCACCTGGGCGGCGTGGGCGGACAAGTGGGATGGGGCCGTCCACCGGACCCCCTTCCGCAACGTGACCCTCGCCATGCCCGAACCGCTCGGCGTGATGGCGGTGGTCTGCCCGCCGGAACCGGCGCTGCTCGGCTTCATCTCCAGCGTGATTCCGGGCGTCGCGCTCGGGAACGCGGTCGTTGCCGTCGCTTCGGAGCGCTGGCCGCTCCTCGCCACCGACTTCTACCAGGTACTCGAGGCCTCGGACGTGCCGCCGGGGGTCATCAACATTCTCACGGGCCTCGAGGAGGAGCTGCGGCCCACCCTCGCCGGCCACGACGCGGTGGACGGGATGTGGTACTTCGGGACGGACGAAGGGGCCGCCGACGTGGAGCGCCGCTCCGCCTCCAACCTGAAACGCACGTGGACGAACGCCGCTCCCGGGCGGGACTGGTTCGGTTCCGGCGGCGAGGGGCGCGAATTCCTCCGCCACGCCTCCCAGATCAAGAACATCTGGGTCCCGTACGGGGAATAG
- the thiD gene encoding bifunctional hydroxymethylpyrimidine kinase/phosphomethylpyrimidine kinase: protein MNPKKAARATALTIAGSDSGGGAGIQADLKTFHAFGVFGTSAVTAVTAQNTLGVQAVQALDPLLVRRQIESVRADLPPGAAKTGMLANEDIVRAVVAGLHGFRAPLVVDPVMVATSGDRLLDPDAVAAILEELLPLAALVTPNLPEAEILAGRTVRTEADMSAAASTILARGAGAVLVKGGHLDGEEVVDLFGDGSGERVWRRPRIRTTETHGTGCTLSAAIAAGLASGLALEPAIERGLAFTHAAITAAPGLGSGRGPLDHWADPGGRSRG, encoded by the coding sequence GTGAACCCGAAGAAAGCGGCGCGGGCGACGGCCCTCACGATCGCGGGGAGCGATTCGGGGGGCGGCGCCGGCATCCAGGCCGACCTCAAGACCTTTCACGCGTTCGGCGTGTTCGGAACGAGCGCCGTAACCGCCGTGACCGCGCAGAACACCCTCGGCGTCCAGGCGGTGCAGGCGCTCGACCCGTTGCTCGTGCGGCGCCAAATCGAATCGGTGCGGGCGGATCTGCCGCCGGGGGCCGCGAAGACCGGGATGCTCGCCAACGAGGACATCGTGCGGGCCGTCGTCGCGGGGCTGCACGGCTTTAGAGCGCCGCTCGTGGTCGACCCGGTGATGGTGGCGACGAGCGGCGACCGGCTGCTCGACCCGGACGCCGTCGCCGCCATCCTCGAGGAACTCCTGCCTCTCGCCGCCCTCGTCACGCCGAACCTGCCCGAAGCCGAGATCCTCGCGGGACGGACCGTGCGCACCGAGGCCGACATGTCGGCGGCGGCGAGCACGATCCTCGCGCGGGGAGCCGGGGCCGTGCTGGTAAAGGGCGGGCACCTGGACGGCGAGGAAGTCGTGGACCTGTTCGGGGACGGGAGCGGCGAGCGCGTGTGGCGGAGGCCACGCATCCGGACGACGGAGACCCATGGGACCGGCTGCACGCTCTCGGCCGCGATCGCGGCGGGGCTGGCGTCGGGGCTCGCCCTCGAGCCGGCGATCGAACGGGGGCTCGCTTTCACTCACGCCGCCATCACGGCGGCACCCGGTCTCGGCTCCGGCCGCGGTCCCCTGGATCATTGGGCCGATCCCGGAGGCCGATCCCGGGGCTGA
- a CDS encoding RNA methyltransferase, with protein sequence MPTRAEIKAWRSLHRGKGRRETGCFLAEGRRLVAEMLEWPGRTVAVLYADAAEDEPELEALLARAAARGVRTDAVPEAVVRTLADAVTPQPVLAIGEVPAYGWADVGDGTIVLLDGVQDPGNVGNLVRTALAMEATAVVGVGETADPWGPKALRASAGASFRGPVFRADTRDAVERLAGRGIPIWVAAADAPPLAGPPPEPVALALGSEAHGVSPSLRAAAARVVSVPLAGGVESLNVASAGAILLDRMRTRRPLG encoded by the coding sequence ATGCCGACGCGCGCGGAGATCAAGGCCTGGCGGTCGCTGCACCGCGGAAAGGGACGCCGGGAAACCGGGTGTTTCCTGGCCGAGGGGCGGCGACTCGTCGCCGAGATGCTGGAGTGGCCGGGCCGCACGGTTGCCGTGCTGTACGCCGACGCGGCGGAGGACGAGCCGGAGCTGGAGGCGCTGCTCGCTCGGGCGGCGGCACGGGGCGTTCGCACGGATGCGGTGCCCGAAGCGGTCGTTCGGACGCTGGCGGACGCCGTCACGCCGCAACCCGTCCTGGCGATCGGCGAGGTGCCGGCGTACGGCTGGGCCGACGTGGGCGATGGCACGATCGTGCTTCTCGACGGCGTGCAGGATCCGGGAAACGTCGGCAACCTCGTGCGCACCGCGCTCGCGATGGAGGCGACCGCGGTGGTGGGCGTCGGGGAGACCGCCGATCCGTGGGGGCCGAAGGCGCTGCGGGCCTCGGCGGGCGCGTCGTTCCGCGGCCCCGTCTTCCGAGCGGACACCCGGGATGCCGTGGAGCGGCTCGCCGGGCGGGGAATCCCGATCTGGGTCGCCGCGGCCGATGCTCCGCCGCTCGCGGGTCCGCCTCCCGAGCCGGTCGCGCTCGCGCTGGGGAGCGAGGCCCACGGCGTCTCCCCCTCTCTCCGCGCCGCCGCCGCCCGCGTCGTCTCCGTGCCGCTCGCCGGCGGCGTGGAGTCGCTGAACGTGGCGTCAGCGGGCGCCATCCTGCTCGACCGGATGCGGACCCGGCGTCCGCTTGGCTGA
- a CDS encoding prepilin peptidase produces MAEPAIVGAAVLFGAALGSFLNVCVTRMPTGESVLRPRSRCPACHATIRWRDNLPVLSWIFLRARCRDCGGRIPLRYPAIELATALAWGGMAWLHGTSVAALTGAVLFTLLLAIAVIDARHYIIPDALSLGGCAAGLALSVLPGSTPPLAAVTGALLGFALLGVVGWLGEKAFRKPALGGGDVKMMAMVGAFLGPGGALLTTFLGALAGSLVFGPVSLRTGKPVPFGTFLALGAAISFLFGDMLFDAYLRAAADDPLSALARGLATAC; encoded by the coding sequence TTGGCTGAGCCCGCGATCGTCGGGGCCGCCGTCCTGTTCGGCGCTGCTCTGGGCTCTTTCCTCAACGTGTGCGTCACCCGGATGCCCACCGGAGAAAGCGTCCTCCGCCCGCGCAGCCGCTGCCCGGCGTGCCACGCCACCATCCGCTGGCGCGACAACCTCCCCGTCCTTTCCTGGATCTTCCTGCGGGCCCGGTGCCGCGACTGCGGCGGCCGGATCCCCCTGCGCTACCCCGCGATCGAACTGGCAACCGCCCTCGCCTGGGGCGGCATGGCCTGGCTGCACGGCACGTCCGTCGCCGCCCTGACGGGTGCGGTCCTGTTCACGCTTCTCCTCGCGATCGCGGTCATCGACGCGCGCCACTACATCATCCCCGATGCCCTCTCGCTCGGCGGGTGCGCCGCGGGCCTCGCCCTTTCCGTCCTCCCCGGGTCGACACCACCGCTCGCGGCGGTCACCGGGGCGCTTCTCGGGTTCGCGCTCCTCGGCGTCGTCGGGTGGCTGGGCGAGAAGGCGTTCCGGAAACCGGCGCTCGGCGGCGGCGACGTGAAGATGATGGCGATGGTCGGTGCGTTCCTCGGCCCCGGCGGCGCCCTCCTCACCACCTTCCTGGGCGCCCTCGCCGGGTCCCTCGTCTTCGGCCCCGTCTCGCTCCGGACGGGAAAGCCCGTGCCCTTCGGCACCTTCCTCGCGCTGGGCGCCGCCATCTCGTTCCTGTTCGGGGACATGCTGTTCGACGCGTATCTGCGCGCGGCTGCCGACGACCCCCTCTCGGCGCTGGCGCGGGGTCTTGCCACGGCCTGCTAG
- a CDS encoding hemolysin family protein, which yields MTGTFALLVLLLIFSGFFSGAEIALFSLGEPRVRALVREKRPGGRALERLKRNPERLLIIILIGNTAANIGAAAIATLTATELVGSAGVGLAAGVMTLLVLFFGEVTPKSFAARNADRLSLLAAPILAGLGRLLLPVVLPLEWLVRRVLPDAGGGAHVSEGEIRAMVRLGHQSGDIETHERQFIDRVFTLDRLRAREIMTPRVEILAWEDSRTLGEIADELADVRFSRIPVYGESLDDVTGVLYRTEAYRALLGGRRDLPLSSVAREPYFVPDTITLIGLLEQFRARRVHMGLVVDEHGGLDGLVTLEDVLEELVGDIVDETDLPTEPIIRLRRDEIAVDGGAELREINDFFGTSFPAAEYRSLNGFLLGELGRVPETGEVVEHGNVRIKVVATTDTQVTRARIRRR from the coding sequence ATGACCGGGACCTTCGCGCTGCTCGTCCTCCTCCTCATCTTCTCCGGGTTCTTCTCCGGCGCCGAGATCGCGCTGTTTTCGCTCGGAGAACCCCGGGTCCGGGCACTTGTGCGGGAGAAACGTCCGGGGGGGCGCGCGCTCGAGAGGCTGAAGCGAAACCCCGAGCGGCTGCTCATCATCATCCTGATCGGGAACACCGCCGCCAACATCGGAGCCGCGGCCATCGCCACCCTTACGGCCACCGAACTGGTCGGCTCCGCCGGGGTGGGGCTCGCGGCGGGCGTCATGACCCTCCTCGTCCTCTTTTTCGGGGAGGTGACGCCGAAGAGTTTCGCGGCGCGCAACGCGGATCGGCTGTCGCTGCTGGCCGCCCCGATTCTCGCGGGTCTGGGGCGCCTGCTCCTGCCGGTCGTCCTCCCGCTCGAATGGCTCGTGCGGCGGGTGCTGCCCGACGCTGGCGGCGGGGCGCACGTGAGCGAGGGGGAGATCCGCGCCATGGTTCGCCTCGGGCACCAGTCGGGCGACATCGAAACGCACGAGCGCCAGTTCATCGACCGCGTGTTCACGCTGGACCGCCTGCGCGCGCGGGAAATCATGACCCCCCGAGTCGAGATCCTCGCCTGGGAGGACTCGCGCACCCTCGGAGAGATCGCGGACGAACTCGCGGACGTGCGCTTCAGCCGGATCCCCGTGTATGGCGAATCGCTCGATGACGTAACCGGAGTCCTGTACCGCACCGAGGCGTACCGGGCGCTGCTCGGAGGCCGGCGCGACCTCCCGCTCTCAAGCGTCGCCCGCGAACCGTACTTCGTGCCTGACACGATCACCCTCATCGGACTGCTGGAGCAGTTTCGGGCGCGCCGCGTGCACATGGGGCTCGTCGTGGATGAGCACGGCGGGCTCGACGGACTCGTGACGCTCGAGGACGTCCTCGAGGAACTGGTCGGCGACATCGTGGACGAAACCGACCTGCCGACGGAACCCATCATCCGGCTACGACGGGACGAGATCGCCGTGGATGGCGGCGCGGAACTGCGAGAGATCAACGACTTCTTCGGGACCTCGTTCCCGGCGGCCGAGTACCGGTCGTTGAACGGCTTCCTGCTGGGCGAACTGGGCCGGGTGCCCGAGACGGGAGAGGTGGTCGAGCACGGCAATGTGCGGATCAAGGTCGTGGCGACCACCGACACCCAGGTGACGCGCGCCCGAATCCGCCGCCGCTAG
- a CDS encoding MoxR family ATPase, with product MEAGRKVETDDVRLLGELGHARRRIEEEVGKRIIGQREIVEKLLITLLADGHALLVGVPGLAKTLLVSTLAEALHLEFSRIQFTPDLMPSDITGTEVLQDDQRTGERRFAFVRGPIFADVILADEINRTPPKTQAALLQAMQEGEVTVGSETFPLGRPFFVLATQNPIEQEGTYPLPEAQLDRFMFELRIGYPTAEEESVIADMASSGPPAQVNPVVTAGQLLDYQALVQRVPASESVVGYAVRLARATRPREVSSPEFVRRMVSWGAGPRASQHTVLAAKARAALDGRPAPNLDDVRAVAPAVLRHRVVPGFEAEAEGKTADDIVAELIEHSRGW from the coding sequence TTGGAAGCCGGTCGAAAGGTCGAAACGGATGACGTTCGGCTGCTCGGGGAGTTGGGTCACGCCCGGCGCCGGATCGAGGAGGAAGTCGGGAAGCGGATCATTGGGCAGCGGGAGATCGTCGAGAAGCTCCTCATCACGCTGCTCGCCGACGGACACGCGCTGCTGGTGGGGGTCCCCGGTCTGGCCAAGACGCTACTCGTCTCGACGCTCGCCGAAGCCCTGCATCTGGAATTCAGCCGGATTCAGTTCACGCCGGACCTGATGCCCTCCGATATCACAGGGACGGAGGTGCTTCAGGACGACCAGCGCACCGGGGAGCGCCGTTTCGCCTTCGTCCGGGGGCCGATCTTCGCGGATGTGATCCTGGCGGACGAGATCAACCGGACGCCGCCGAAGACGCAGGCCGCCCTGCTGCAGGCGATGCAGGAGGGCGAGGTCACGGTCGGCAGCGAAACGTTCCCGCTGGGCCGTCCGTTCTTCGTCCTCGCGACGCAGAACCCGATCGAGCAGGAAGGGACGTATCCCCTTCCCGAAGCCCAGCTCGACCGCTTCATGTTCGAGCTTCGGATCGGGTATCCGACGGCCGAGGAGGAGTCGGTCATCGCGGACATGGCGTCGAGCGGGCCGCCCGCCCAGGTCAACCCGGTCGTGACCGCGGGCCAGCTGCTCGACTACCAGGCGCTCGTGCAGAGAGTTCCGGCCTCGGAATCGGTGGTCGGTTACGCGGTGCGGCTGGCGCGGGCGACGCGGCCGCGCGAGGTCTCCTCGCCGGAATTCGTACGCCGCATGGTGAGCTGGGGCGCCGGACCGCGGGCTTCGCAGCACACGGTGCTGGCTGCGAAGGCGCGGGCGGCGCTCGATGGCCGTCCCGCCCCCAATCTCGACGACGTACGGGCGGTGGCGCCCGCCGTGCTCCGGCACCGGGTCGTTCCCGGCTTCGAGGCGGAAGCCGAAGGCAAGACCGCGGACGACATCGTCGCGGAGTTGATCGAACACAGCCGCGGCTGGTAG